One Caldalkalibacillus uzonensis DNA segment encodes these proteins:
- a CDS encoding acetyl-CoA C-acetyltransferase, producing MFSTVIVSASRTPIGKFGGVFKMVPAVELGAVTLKETLARAAWSPQQVDQVIMGMVLQGGAGQIPSRQAARKAGLPWEVQSETVNKVCASGLRAVTLADQIIRAGDAEVILAGGMESMSQAPYILPKARWGQRMGDQPVVDLMIHDGLTCAFDQVHMAVHGSHVAAEYAIDREAQDEWALRSHQRAVEATEKGWFKEEIVPVTVQEGKQEPRVVDIDEAPRKDTSLEALAKLPPVFTLDGTITAGNAPGVNDGASSLLLMSERRAKQEGKRPLATILGHAQVADAAPYIARTPALAIQKLLAKTGYSLEQIDLLEVNEAFAAVILTSGKIVGWDEEKVNVHGGAIALGHPIGASGARILTTLIYALRRRGGGLGIAAICSGAAQGDAILIRVDGE from the coding sequence GTGTTCAGTACTGTGATTGTCAGTGCGTCACGTACACCTATCGGCAAATTTGGAGGCGTTTTCAAAATGGTGCCCGCTGTGGAACTAGGGGCAGTTACCTTAAAGGAAACATTGGCTCGGGCAGCCTGGTCTCCTCAGCAAGTGGACCAGGTGATCATGGGTATGGTGCTCCAAGGGGGAGCAGGACAAATTCCTTCCCGTCAGGCAGCCAGAAAAGCAGGCCTTCCCTGGGAGGTGCAAAGTGAAACTGTCAACAAGGTATGTGCTTCCGGCTTGCGGGCGGTGACGCTGGCTGATCAAATCATCCGTGCTGGTGATGCCGAAGTGATTCTGGCTGGAGGCATGGAAAGCATGAGCCAGGCACCTTACATCCTGCCCAAAGCCCGCTGGGGACAGCGCATGGGTGACCAACCTGTTGTCGACCTCATGATTCATGATGGGCTGACTTGTGCTTTTGATCAGGTGCACATGGCTGTTCATGGCAGTCATGTGGCCGCTGAGTATGCCATTGACCGAGAGGCCCAGGATGAATGGGCTTTGCGCAGCCATCAGCGCGCCGTTGAGGCCACGGAAAAAGGCTGGTTTAAGGAAGAGATTGTGCCGGTTACGGTGCAAGAGGGTAAGCAGGAGCCGAGAGTGGTGGATATAGATGAAGCACCGCGCAAGGATACCAGTTTGGAGGCCTTGGCCAAATTGCCGCCTGTGTTCACCTTGGACGGAACCATTACCGCCGGCAATGCTCCCGGTGTGAACGATGGCGCCAGTTCCTTGTTGCTGATGTCGGAAAGACGCGCAAAACAGGAAGGCAAGCGGCCGTTAGCTACCATACTGGGCCATGCTCAAGTGGCGGATGCAGCGCCGTATATTGCCCGTACTCCGGCGCTGGCCATCCAGAAACTGTTGGCCAAAACCGGTTACAGTCTGGAGCAGATTGACCTGTTGGAGGTCAATGAAGCCTTTGCTGCCGTGATTTTAACCAGCGGTAAAATTGTCGGCTGGGATGAGGAAAAAGTGAATGTCCATGGCGGCGCCATTGCCTTGGGGCATCCCATCGGTGCCAGCGGGGCACGGATTTTAACCACATTGATTTACGCGCTCCGGCGCCGGGGCGGTGGTTTGGGCATTGCCGCCATCTGCAGCGGGGCAGCCCAAGGAGATGCCATTCTGATCCGAGTGGATGGGGAATAG
- a CDS encoding 3-hydroxybutyryl-CoA dehydrogenase: protein MEIKNMMVIGAGQMGSGIAQVVAQAGIKVFLQDVKDDFLNRGLGRIRSNLDRQVQKGRMSEEEKEVILHRIELTTDVADGKEVDMVIEAAVENMEVKKNIFTRLDDITPEHAILATNTSSLPITEIAAVTKRPEKVIGMHFMNPVPVMKLVEIIRGLATTDEVYQVVHDLALKLEKTPVEVNDFPGFVSNRVLMPMINEAIYTVYEGVASPEDVDQVMKLGMNHPMGPLQLADFIGLDTCLYIMETLHEGFGDDKYRPCPLLRKYVKAGWLGKKSGRGFYRYDQ from the coding sequence ATGGAGATTAAAAACATGATGGTGATCGGAGCAGGCCAAATGGGCTCAGGCATTGCTCAGGTGGTGGCTCAGGCAGGAATTAAAGTGTTCTTACAGGATGTGAAAGATGATTTTCTAAACCGTGGTTTGGGGCGTATTCGCTCCAACCTTGACCGCCAAGTGCAAAAAGGCAGAATGTCAGAGGAGGAAAAAGAGGTTATCCTGCACCGTATTGAATTAACTACTGATGTGGCCGACGGGAAAGAGGTGGATATGGTCATTGAGGCTGCAGTGGAAAACATGGAGGTTAAGAAAAATATTTTTACCCGCCTGGATGATATTACGCCAGAACATGCCATCTTGGCCACCAACACCTCTTCTTTGCCGATTACGGAGATTGCAGCGGTCACCAAACGGCCGGAAAAAGTGATCGGCATGCACTTTATGAATCCGGTGCCGGTCATGAAGCTGGTGGAAATTATCCGCGGCTTGGCCACCACCGATGAGGTGTATCAAGTGGTGCATGATCTGGCGCTTAAGCTGGAAAAAACGCCGGTGGAGGTGAACGACTTCCCGGGGTTTGTCTCCAACCGGGTCTTGATGCCCATGATTAACGAAGCGATTTATACGGTGTATGAAGGCGTGGCCAGTCCGGAAGATGTGGATCAAGTGATGAAACTGGGCATGAACCATCCCATGGGACCTCTCCAGCTGGCTGACTTTATCGGCTTGGATACCTGCTTATATATTATGGAAACATTACATGAAGGCTTTGGCGATGACAAATACCGGCCCTGCCCCTTATTGCGCAAATATGTGAAGGCAGGCTGGCTGGGCAAAAAATCGGGACGCGGTTTTTACCGCTATGATCAATAG